In Blattabacterium cuenoti, the following proteins share a genomic window:
- the rny gene encoding ribonuclease Y → MKINVGFSVLMGFLIGIITCYFFGKKTILKKYIQLLDKANIQAKNIINNAEKEGENVKKNKVLQAKGKFLELKCKHEKEVHLREKKIIDIENQTKKKENRLSKEIEIYFKKNNRLENQIYDYENKYKILQTKQEEFKKMHTKQVELLEKISNYSSEEAKSELIKILKNEAKTKTKSYIQSIIEESQITAKMEAKKIVIQAIQRIGTEQAVENAVSIFNIESDDVKGRIIGREGRNIRALEKATGVEIIVDDTPEAILLSCFNPIRREVARLSLQKLVIDGRIHPARIEEIVEKTEKQVEEEVVEIGKKNIIDLGIHKIHPELIKMIGRMKYRSSYGQNLLQHSREVAHLAGILASELGLNAKLAKRAGLLHDIGKVPENESELPHAILGMQWAEKYGENVEICNAIGSHHDEIEMKVLISPIVQVSDSISGARPGVRRNSFESYSKRLKSLEDIAISFYGVNKAFAIQAGRELRVLVESDKIDDNKAFQLSFDITEKIKNEMTYPGQIKVTVIRETRAVQIAR, encoded by the coding sequence ATGAAAATAAATGTTGGATTTTCGGTCCTAATGGGGTTCTTGATAGGAATTATTACATGTTATTTTTTTGGAAAAAAAACCATATTAAAAAAATATATTCAATTATTAGATAAAGCTAATATACAAGCAAAAAACATTATAAACAATGCAGAGAAAGAAGGTGAAAACGTAAAAAAAAATAAAGTGTTACAAGCTAAAGGAAAATTTTTAGAATTAAAATGTAAACATGAAAAGGAAGTTCATCTTAGAGAAAAAAAGATAATTGATATAGAAAATCAAACAAAAAAAAAAGAAAATAGACTTTCTAAAGAAATAGAAATTTATTTTAAAAAAAACAATCGTCTAGAAAATCAAATATATGACTATGAAAATAAATATAAAATTCTTCAAACTAAACAAGAAGAATTTAAAAAAATGCATACTAAACAAGTAGAATTACTTGAAAAAATATCTAATTATTCTTCTGAAGAAGCTAAAAGTGAATTGATAAAAATACTTAAAAATGAAGCTAAAACAAAGACTAAATCTTATATACAAAGTATTATAGAAGAATCACAAATAACTGCAAAAATGGAAGCAAAAAAAATAGTCATTCAAGCTATTCAAAGAATAGGAACAGAACAAGCCGTAGAAAATGCTGTATCTATTTTTAATATAGAATCAGATGATGTTAAAGGGAGAATCATAGGAAGAGAAGGAAGAAACATAAGAGCCTTGGAAAAGGCTACAGGGGTAGAAATTATTGTAGATGATACACCAGAAGCCATTCTTTTATCTTGTTTTAATCCTATAAGAAGAGAAGTTGCTAGACTTTCTCTTCAAAAATTAGTAATAGATGGCCGTATACATCCAGCAAGAATAGAAGAAATAGTAGAAAAAACAGAAAAACAGGTAGAGGAAGAAGTAGTTGAAATAGGAAAAAAAAACATAATAGATCTAGGAATTCATAAAATTCATCCAGAATTAATTAAAATGATAGGAAGAATGAAGTATAGATCTTCTTATGGTCAAAATCTATTACAACATTCTCGTGAAGTAGCACACTTAGCAGGAATATTAGCTTCTGAATTAGGATTAAATGCAAAATTAGCAAAACGCGCAGGATTATTGCATGATATTGGTAAAGTTCCTGAAAATGAATCAGAATTACCTCATGCTATTTTAGGAATGCAATGGGCAGAAAAATATGGAGAAAATGTTGAAATATGTAATGCTATTGGATCTCATCATGATGAAATAGAAATGAAAGTGTTAATATCTCCTATAGTACAAGTTTCAGATTCTATAAGTGGGGCACGTCCAGGAGTTAGAAGAAATTCTTTTGAATCTTATTCAAAAAGATTGAAGAGTTTGGAAGATATAGCAATTAGTTTTTACGGTGTAAATAAAGCATTTGCTATACAAGCAGGAAGAGAATTACGTGTTTTAGTCGAAAGTGATAAAATTGATGATAATAAAGCTTTTCAATTATCTTTCGATATCACAGAAAAAATAAAAAATGAGATGACATATCCTGGTCAAATAAAAGTAACAGTGATCAGAGAAACAAGAGCCGTACAAATAGCTAGATAA
- a CDS encoding succinate dehydrogenase cytochrome b subunit: MNFCSFFQLSIGKKIVMAITGIFLMIFLLLHLSINLFLFLGEEKFNNAVYFMRNNFLIHFLEYLLAIGFIIHILFGIRLHLQNKKTKGEINYAINSYVTSSFSSRTMIYTGILILCFLVLHLMNFTIPMKYYNNQLSDYEQVISLFQNPIYTFIYVLSFIILGIHLNHGFQSSFQSLGLSNKKKLIWIKRLGLFYFWIICSGFSIIAVWFFLKK, translated from the coding sequence GTGAATTTTTGTAGTTTTTTTCAATTATCTATTGGAAAGAAAATAGTAATGGCTATTACCGGAATATTTCTTATGATATTTCTTTTGTTACATTTAAGTATTAATCTATTTCTTTTTTTAGGAGAGGAAAAATTTAATAATGCTGTTTATTTTATGAGAAATAATTTTCTTATTCATTTTTTAGAATATTTATTGGCTATTGGTTTTATTATTCATATTCTATTTGGAATTAGATTGCATTTGCAAAATAAAAAAACAAAAGGAGAAATAAATTATGCCATAAATTCTTATGTTACTTCATCATTTAGTAGCAGGACGATGATATATACTGGGATTTTAATCTTATGTTTTCTAGTATTACATTTGATGAATTTTACAATTCCTATGAAATATTATAATAATCAATTATCTGATTATGAACAGGTTATTTCATTATTTCAAAATCCAATATATACATTTATATACGTATTATCCTTTATTATTTTGGGGATTCATTTAAATCATGGATTTCAATCTTCTTTTCAATCTTTGGGATTATCTAATAAAAAAAAACTTATTTGGATAAAAAGATTAGGTTTATTTTATTTTTGGATCATTTGTTCTGGATTTTCTATTATTGCTGTATGGTTTTTTTTAAAAAAATAG
- a CDS encoding fumarate reductase/succinate dehydrogenase flavoprotein subunit — MKYDLKKNNQVPEGKIDKKWNNHKSILKLISPNNRSNFDIIIIGSGLSGGSAAASLSELGYKVKVFCYQDSPRRAHSVAAQGGINASKNYKGDNDSIYQLFHDTIKGGDYRSREANVYRLSEISSNIIDQCVAQGVPFARDYAGYLETRSFGGTKVARTFYAKGQTGQQLLLGCYSAICRQIGKGKIKMYNRHEMLDLVLVEGVARGIIARNLVSGKLEKHSAHAVVIASGGYGNVFFLSTNAMGANASCIWKVHKKGGLFANPCYTQIHPTCIPIHGEYQSKLTLMSESLRNDGRIWVPKKLEDANFIRNGIKKPENINEENRDYYLERRYPSFGNLVPRDVASRAAKERCDKGFGIENNENGEGVFLDFNSSIEKYGEEKANELGINNPSLEKKRQLGKEVIESKYGNLFHMYEKITEKNPYETPMKIYPAVHYTMGGLWVDYNLMSNIPGCFVIGEANFSDHGSNRLGASALMQGLADGYFILPYTIANYLAKYVTYKNENFSIKNVEFNKSESFVKNKIKRLIQNNGKKSVDFFHKKLGNIMWKYVGMSRNHTGLSKSINKIQELRNEFWNNVFVPGDVEDGLNTELEKAGRVADFLELGELMAMDALNRKESCGCHFREEYKTKEGEALRNDLHYKYVSAWEYQENKFISDEIMHKEYLDFNFVKLESRSYK; from the coding sequence ATGAAATACGATTTAAAAAAAAATAATCAAGTCCCAGAAGGAAAAATAGATAAAAAATGGAATAATCATAAATCAATTTTAAAATTGATATCTCCTAATAATAGATCTAATTTTGATATTATTATTATAGGATCTGGATTATCAGGTGGTTCTGCTGCAGCTTCTCTATCAGAATTAGGATATAAGGTTAAAGTTTTTTGTTATCAAGATTCTCCAAGAAGGGCTCATTCTGTTGCAGCACAAGGAGGAATTAATGCTTCTAAAAATTATAAAGGAGATAATGATTCTATATATCAACTTTTTCACGATACAATAAAAGGAGGAGATTATAGATCTAGGGAAGCTAATGTATATCGTTTATCTGAGATTTCTTCTAATATTATTGACCAATGTGTAGCTCAGGGGGTTCCATTTGCTAGAGATTATGCTGGTTATTTAGAAACAAGATCTTTTGGAGGGACAAAAGTAGCCAGAACTTTTTATGCTAAAGGGCAAACGGGACAACAGTTATTATTAGGTTGTTATTCAGCAATTTGTAGACAAATAGGAAAGGGAAAAATAAAAATGTACAATCGTCATGAAATGTTAGATTTAGTATTGGTAGAAGGAGTAGCTAGAGGTATTATCGCTAGAAATTTAGTTTCTGGAAAATTAGAAAAACATAGTGCACATGCTGTAGTAATAGCTTCAGGAGGATATGGAAATGTTTTTTTTCTATCTACTAATGCAATGGGAGCTAATGCTAGTTGTATATGGAAAGTTCATAAAAAAGGAGGATTATTTGCTAATCCTTGTTATACACAAATACATCCTACATGTATTCCAATTCATGGAGAATATCAATCTAAATTAACGTTGATGTCAGAATCATTGAGAAATGATGGAAGAATATGGGTGCCAAAAAAATTAGAAGATGCAAATTTTATACGAAATGGTATTAAAAAACCAGAAAATATAAATGAAGAGAATAGAGATTATTATTTAGAGAGGCGTTATCCTTCATTTGGAAATCTTGTTCCAAGAGATGTAGCATCTAGGGCTGCTAAGGAACGATGTGATAAAGGTTTTGGAATAGAAAATAACGAAAATGGAGAAGGAGTATTTTTAGATTTTAATTCTTCTATAGAAAAATATGGAGAAGAGAAAGCAAATGAATTAGGTATAAATAATCCTTCTTTAGAAAAAAAAAGACAGCTGGGAAAAGAAGTAATAGAATCTAAATATGGAAATTTATTTCATATGTATGAAAAAATAACTGAAAAAAATCCATACGAAACTCCTATGAAGATTTATCCTGCAGTACATTATACTATGGGAGGGTTATGGGTAGATTATAATTTAATGTCTAACATCCCTGGATGTTTTGTAATAGGTGAAGCAAATTTTTCTGATCATGGATCTAACCGTCTAGGTGCTTCTGCTTTAATGCAAGGATTGGCTGATGGATATTTTATTCTTCCATATACTATAGCTAATTATTTAGCTAAATATGTTACGTATAAAAATGAAAATTTTTCTATTAAAAATGTAGAATTTAATAAATCAGAAAGTTTTGTAAAAAATAAAATAAAAAGACTTATCCAGAATAATGGGAAAAAATCTGTCGATTTTTTTCATAAAAAGCTTGGAAATATAATGTGGAAATATGTAGGAATGAGCAGAAATCATACAGGACTATCAAAATCAATAAATAAAATACAAGAATTACGTAATGAATTTTGGAATAACGTTTTTGTTCCAGGAGATGTTGAAGATGGACTTAATACTGAATTAGAAAAGGCTGGTCGTGTTGCAGATTTTCTAGAATTAGGAGAATTGATGGCAATGGATGCTTTAAATAGAAAAGAGTCTTGTGGATGTCATTTTAGAGAAGAGTATAAAACAAAGGAAGGAGAAGCACTTCGTAATGATCTTCATTATAAATATGTTTCTGCATGGGAATATCAAGAAAATAAATTTATTAGTGATGAAATTATGCATAAAGAATATTTAGATTTTAATTTTGTAAAATTAGAATCACGTTCTTATAAATAA
- a CDS encoding deoxyhypusine synthase family protein: MKESPITSFINKYFLHFNALSLLEAAKSYKSHIQKNGKMMLTIAGAMSSSELGKILAEMIRKDQVHIISCTGANLEEDILNLIAHSHYKKIPNYRDLTPDQEKEILKEGYCRVTDTCIPEEEAFKNLQKHILDVWKIAHRRKKRYFPHEYIYQLLLKNVLEPYYDIDPENSWVLAAAKKNLPMIVPGWEDSTIGNIFASCCIKKMFSPFLVKNGIEYMMYLAKWYQEESNKHKIGFFQIGGGISGDFPICVVPMLSQDIGDKSIPFWSYFCQISDSTTSYGSYSGAIPNEKITWGKLDKNTPKFIIESDATIVAPLIFAYVLNM, translated from the coding sequence ATGAAAGAATCTCCTATTACTTCTTTTATTAACAAATACTTTCTTCATTTTAATGCTTTATCCTTATTGGAAGCAGCTAAATCCTATAAATCTCATATTCAAAAGAATGGAAAAATGATGCTAACTATAGCAGGTGCTATGAGTAGTTCAGAATTAGGAAAAATTTTAGCTGAAATGATAAGGAAAGATCAAGTACATATCATTTCGTGTACAGGGGCTAATTTAGAAGAAGATATATTAAATTTAATAGCTCATTCTCATTATAAAAAAATACCTAATTATAGAGATCTTACTCCAGATCAGGAAAAAGAAATTTTAAAAGAAGGTTATTGTAGAGTGACAGACACTTGTATTCCGGAAGAAGAGGCCTTTAAAAATCTTCAGAAACATATTTTAGATGTATGGAAAATTGCTCATAGAAGAAAAAAACGTTATTTTCCTCATGAATACATTTATCAATTATTATTAAAAAATGTTCTAGAACCATATTATGATATTGACCCAGAAAATAGTTGGGTATTAGCTGCAGCTAAAAAAAATTTACCTATGATAGTTCCAGGATGGGAAGATAGTACTATAGGTAATATTTTTGCTTCTTGTTGCATAAAAAAAATGTTTTCTCCTTTTCTAGTTAAAAATGGAATCGAATATATGATGTACTTAGCAAAATGGTATCAAGAAGAATCTAATAAACATAAGATAGGTTTTTTTCAAATTGGTGGAGGAATATCAGGTGATTTTCCCATTTGCGTTGTCCCTATGTTGTCTCAAGATATAGGAGATAAATCAATTCCTTTTTGGTCTTATTTTTGCCAAATATCTGATTCTACTACAAGTTATGGTTCTTATTCTGGAGCAATTCCAAATGAAAAAATAACCTGGGGAAAGTTGGATAAAAATACTCCAAAATTCATTATTGAATCAGACGCAACCATTGTTGCTCCATTAATTTTTGCGTATGTATTAAATATGTAA
- a CDS encoding cysteine desulfurase family protein, with protein sequence MIRSYLDNAATTPIRSEVIKVIVDTLKYSFGNPSSTHHSYGRKARSIIEESRINIAKIINATPSEIIFTSSGTEANNIILKSSILDLNIKHILTSPLEHSSVLQTVLDLSQRYKIIVNFIQLKEKGGIDFNHMEELLKKNSSFKTLVSLMYANNEIGNLLDVKKAFFLCKKYNAYFHSDTIQFIGNFPIDMKKNCFDFVTASAHKFYGPKGIGFLFARKEIIKKMKPFISGGFQEYGIRSGTENIYGIIGLSEALKLNSFDFKNHLNKIKKLKYYCISELKKIIPDIIFNGFSSSFEKSIPTILNFLFPTKKDHLLYFHLDLMGVSVSRGSSCDSNVKKMSHVIKSITSESLLNKMMPIRISFGIFNEKKDIDLLIEALQKIRK encoded by the coding sequence ATGATACGATCTTATTTGGATAATGCAGCTACAACTCCTATAAGGAGTGAAGTTATAAAAGTTATAGTAGATACATTAAAATATTCATTTGGAAATCCTTCATCAACTCATCATAGTTATGGAAGGAAAGCACGTTCTATAATAGAAGAATCTAGAATAAACATAGCAAAAATAATCAATGCTACGCCTTCCGAAATAATTTTTACTTCTAGTGGAACAGAAGCTAATAATATTATATTAAAATCTTCTATATTAGATTTGAATATAAAACACATATTAACTTCTCCATTAGAGCATTCTTCTGTTTTACAAACAGTATTAGATCTATCTCAGAGGTATAAAATAATAGTAAATTTTATTCAATTAAAGGAAAAAGGGGGAATAGATTTTAACCATATGGAAGAATTATTAAAAAAGAATTCTTCTTTTAAAACACTTGTAAGTTTAATGTACGCTAATAATGAAATAGGAAATCTATTAGATGTGAAAAAAGCTTTTTTTTTATGTAAAAAATACAATGCGTATTTTCATTCAGATACAATTCAGTTTATTGGAAATTTTCCTATTGACATGAAAAAAAATTGTTTTGATTTTGTAACTGCTAGTGCACATAAATTTTATGGTCCTAAAGGTATAGGTTTTCTTTTTGCAAGAAAAGAAATTATTAAAAAAATGAAACCTTTTATTAGTGGAGGTTTCCAGGAATATGGAATACGTTCAGGAACAGAAAATATTTATGGAATAATAGGTCTTTCAGAAGCTTTGAAATTGAATTCTTTTGATTTTAAAAATCATTTAAATAAAATAAAAAAATTAAAATACTATTGTATATCAGAGTTAAAAAAAATAATTCCAGATATCATTTTTAATGGATTTTCATCTTCATTTGAAAAAAGTATTCCAACTATACTAAATTTCTTATTTCCAACAAAAAAAGATCATTTATTATACTTTCATTTAGACTTAATGGGAGTTTCAGTTTCCAGAGGAAGTTCCTGTGATAGCAATGTAAAAAAAATGTCTCATGTAATTAAATCTATTACAAGTGAATCTTTATTAAATAAAATGATGCCAATAAGAATATCTTTTGGAATTTTTAATGAAAAAAAGGATATAGATTTATTAATAGAAGCTCTGCAAAAAATTAGGAAATAA